Proteins found in one Nostoc sp. NIES-3756 genomic segment:
- the rpmH gene encoding 50S ribosomal protein L34, whose translation MQRTLGGTNRKRKRTSGFRARMRTPDGRNVIRARRKRGRYRLSV comes from the coding sequence ATGCAGAGAACCCTTGGAGGGACTAACCGTAAGAGAAAAAGGACTTCTGGGTTTCGTGCCAGAATGAGGACTCCAGATGGCAGAAACGTCATCAGAGCCAGAAGAAAGAGAGGTCGTTATCGTTTAAGTGTGTAG
- a CDS encoding PH domain-containing protein: MGIREEVYYEGGPHIGDLILNILVGLTVVGIPLTVGAIVRALWLRYRITDRRISVTGGWMGRDRSDIIYSEITKVVIVPRGIGIWGDMVVTLRNGSRLEMRAVPNFRQVYDYINEKVAARNPQYSAK; this comes from the coding sequence ATGGGCATTCGTGAAGAAGTTTATTATGAAGGCGGCCCCCACATTGGGGACTTAATTTTGAATATACTAGTTGGACTAACTGTTGTGGGCATTCCCCTAACAGTTGGGGCAATCGTCCGAGCATTATGGTTACGTTATCGCATCACCGATCGCAGAATATCTGTAACAGGTGGTTGGATGGGACGCGATCGCTCAGACATCATTTACTCAGAAATAACTAAGGTTGTTATAGTTCCCCGTGGTATTGGTATCTGGGGAGATATGGTAGTTACTTTAAGAAACGGTAGTCGTTTGGAAATGCGAGCTGTACCCAATTTCCGCCAAGTTTATGACTACATTAACGAAAAAGTTGCTGCGAGAAATCCTCAATATAGCGCCAAGTAG
- a CDS encoding Re/Si-specific NAD(P)(+) transhydrogenase subunit alpha produces the protein MRIAVAKEIEVGERRVALNPDTVARLVKQGLEVWVETGAGERSFFDDAAYAAAGATIISDPGKLWGETDVLLKVSPPQEREDGRSEIDLLREGAVLISFLNPLGNPGVAQHLAHRQVTALSMELIPRTTRAQSMDALSSQASLAGYKAVLIAAAALPKYFPMLTTAAGTIAPAKVFIMGAGVAGLQAIATARRLGAVVEAFDIRPAVKEEVQSLGAKFVEVKLEEETTAQGGYAKEISEASKQRTQEVVAEHVKNSDVVITTAQVPGRKAPLLVTAEMVAQMKPGSVIVDLAAEQGGNCACTDPGKDIVWNGVTIIGPINLPSSMPVHASQLYSKNLSSLLQLLVKDKALQVDFTDDIIDAACVTHAGEIRNQRVKDALETVGVR, from the coding sequence ATGAGAATAGCAGTTGCTAAAGAAATAGAAGTTGGTGAACGGCGTGTAGCCTTAAATCCTGACACTGTGGCTCGATTGGTAAAGCAAGGTTTGGAAGTTTGGGTAGAAACAGGTGCGGGAGAACGCTCATTTTTTGATGATGCGGCCTATGCAGCAGCAGGAGCAACAATTATTAGTGATCCCGGTAAATTATGGGGCGAAACAGACGTTTTGTTGAAAGTTAGTCCACCGCAAGAACGGGAAGATGGACGTTCAGAAATCGATTTATTGCGGGAAGGTGCTGTATTAATTAGCTTCCTTAATCCTCTAGGAAATCCTGGAGTGGCGCAGCATTTGGCGCATCGTCAAGTCACAGCCTTGAGTATGGAACTGATCCCCAGAACTACGAGGGCGCAATCTATGGATGCGTTATCTTCTCAAGCATCGCTGGCAGGTTACAAAGCAGTATTAATTGCCGCCGCCGCATTACCAAAATATTTCCCAATGCTAACAACTGCTGCCGGGACGATCGCCCCAGCTAAAGTATTTATTATGGGGGCTGGTGTGGCTGGATTGCAAGCGATCGCCACCGCCAGACGTTTAGGCGCAGTAGTAGAAGCCTTTGATATTCGTCCGGCTGTGAAAGAAGAAGTCCAAAGTTTAGGGGCGAAGTTTGTTGAAGTCAAACTCGAAGAAGAAACCACAGCCCAAGGTGGCTATGCCAAGGAAATTTCCGAAGCCAGCAAGCAACGCACCCAAGAAGTTGTTGCAGAACACGTTAAAAATTCTGATGTAGTCATTACAACTGCCCAAGTACCAGGGAGAAAAGCACCATTGCTAGTCACAGCAGAAATGGTTGCACAGATGAAACCCGGTTCCGTAATTGTAGACTTAGCCGCAGAACAAGGCGGTAACTGTGCTTGCACCGATCCCGGTAAAGATATTGTCTGGAATGGCGTGACGATTATCGGCCCGATTAATCTCCCTTCATCAATGCCAGTACACGCCAGCCAATTGTATTCCAAGAATCTCAGTTCCTTGCTGCAATTGCTAGTTAAAGACAAAGCGCTACAAGTAGATTTTACAGACGACATCATCGATGCCGCTTGCGTCACCCACGCTGGAGAAATTCGTAATCAACGGGTGAAGGATGCGTTGGAAACTGTGGGGGTTCGGTAA
- a CDS encoding DUF2808 domain-containing protein has protein sequence MRRLLSALAVTGCVIAAVPTVSFAQSLPGFTLFSGVKSENQLPFRLDFGGESNSWDRYRLRIPANKMKLAAAQFAITYPDYYKGTFDTKDIEIEVKGKKVPVSEVKWDKEARILEIFPEEPVPAGSRVELVLSNVRNPAFGGTYYFNCQILAPGDVPLLRYLGTWIVSIR, from the coding sequence ATGAGACGTTTACTTTCAGCCTTAGCAGTTACTGGATGTGTAATAGCTGCTGTGCCAACTGTCTCTTTTGCACAGAGTTTACCAGGATTTACACTATTTAGTGGTGTAAAAAGCGAAAATCAGCTACCATTTCGCCTAGATTTTGGTGGGGAGTCTAATAGCTGGGATAGATATAGATTGAGGATTCCTGCAAACAAAATGAAGTTAGCAGCAGCTCAATTTGCCATTACTTATCCAGATTACTATAAAGGAACTTTTGATACTAAAGATATTGAGATAGAAGTTAAAGGTAAAAAAGTCCCAGTATCTGAAGTCAAATGGGACAAAGAAGCTCGAATACTAGAAATTTTCCCTGAGGAGCCAGTCCCAGCAGGTAGTAGAGTAGAATTAGTTCTTTCTAATGTACGTAATCCAGCATTTGGCGGCACATATTATTTTAATTGCCAAATTCTTGCACCTGGAGATGTTCCCTTACTACGCTACTTGGGAACCTGGATTGTAAGTATCCGATAA
- a CDS encoding pyridoxal phosphate-dependent aminotransferase, with product MTNSRMQAVQSPIIPVVGELIRNSPGTISLGQGVVSYSPPPEAVELLPQFLSDPANNLYKAVEGIPPLLNALTEKLSRFNGIDINNNNCIVVTAGSNMAFVNAILAITSPGDEIILNTPYYFNHEMAIAMAGCRAVLVETDENYQLRPEAISQAITSRTRAVVTISPNNPTGVVYSEDLLRHVNQVCADYGIYHISDEAYEYFTYDGVKHVSPASFAGNSEYTISLYSLSKAYGFASWRIGYMVIPKHLLVAIKKVQDTILICPPVVSQYAALGALQAKPEYLQEKIDAIAQVRQIVIDYLNQLQGLCTITPANGAFYFFLKVHTNMDAFELVKHLIQDYKVAVIPGTTFGIENGCYLRVAYGALQKDTVTEGIDRLVRGLKTIVGT from the coding sequence ATGACTAATTCACGAATGCAAGCGGTACAGTCGCCGATTATTCCTGTTGTGGGGGAATTGATTAGAAATTCGCCTGGAACTATTTCTTTGGGACAGGGTGTGGTTTCTTATAGTCCACCACCAGAAGCTGTCGAGCTTTTACCTCAATTTCTGAGTGATCCTGCAAATAATTTATATAAGGCTGTTGAAGGTATTCCTCCTCTTTTAAATGCTTTGACGGAAAAATTGTCAAGATTTAATGGGATTGATATTAACAACAACAACTGCATTGTCGTGACGGCGGGAAGTAATATGGCGTTCGTGAACGCTATTTTGGCAATTACTTCTCCTGGGGATGAAATTATCTTGAATACCCCTTACTACTTCAATCATGAAATGGCGATCGCAATGGCTGGTTGTCGTGCTGTGTTGGTAGAGACGGACGAAAATTATCAATTACGTCCAGAGGCGATTTCTCAAGCTATTACATCCAGAACACGCGCTGTAGTCACAATTTCCCCAAATAATCCTACAGGGGTTGTTTATTCTGAAGATTTATTACGCCATGTAAACCAAGTTTGCGCGGATTATGGCATCTATCACATTAGCGACGAAGCCTACGAATACTTTACTTACGATGGTGTAAAACACGTTTCTCCAGCATCTTTTGCTGGTAATAGCGAATACACGATTTCCCTCTACAGTCTTTCCAAAGCCTACGGTTTTGCGAGTTGGCGGATTGGTTATATGGTGATCCCCAAACATCTGCTTGTGGCAATTAAAAAAGTCCAAGATACAATTTTGATTTGTCCACCCGTAGTTTCTCAGTATGCGGCTTTGGGTGCATTGCAAGCAAAGCCAGAGTATTTACAAGAAAAGATTGATGCAATCGCTCAAGTCCGGCAAATAGTAATTGACTACCTCAATCAACTCCAAGGTTTATGTACTATTACACCAGCCAATGGCGCTTTTTACTTCTTCTTAAAAGTGCATACAAATATGGATGCTTTTGAATTAGTTAAACACCTAATTCAAGATTACAAAGTGGCAGTTATTCCCGGTACAACTTTTGGGATAGAGAATGGTTGTTATCTGCGAGTTGCCTATGGTGCGTTGCAAAAAGATACGGTAACAGAAGGTATTGACAGGTTGGTACGGGGATTGAAAACAATTGTTGGTACTTAA
- a CDS encoding NAD(P)(+) transhydrogenase (Re/Si-specific) subunit beta — protein sequence MSDFLSTGIQLTYLVAASLFILGLKKLGSPATARNGNVVAAVGMLLAIVATMLDQHVLNYEMILLGLAIGSALGAIAAYKVQMTEMPQMVGLLNGLGGAASALVAVAEFWRLLDAGASVPLDVNISMLLDVLIGGVTFTGSFLAFAKLQGLISGSPITFPLQQPFNLLLLGAYVAGSAYLIINPHSLPVFLAVVAVSLVLGVMFVIPIGGGDMPVVISLLNSLSGVAAAAAGFVVMNNMLIIAGALVGASGIILTEIMCKAMNRSLLSVLFSAFGSGGSAAGGGAAGAIDQTVHSIDPEEGAMMLGYARSVVIVPGYGMAVAQAQHSVRELADQLERMGVDVKYAIHPVAGRMPGHMNVLLAEANVPYTQLYDMEDINPQFEQADVALVIGANDVVNPAARSDSNSPIYGMPILEVDRAKHTIVIKRGMSAGFAGVDNELFYKDKTTMLFGSAKDMVAKLVSEVKQL from the coding sequence ATGAGCGACTTTTTATCAACTGGAATACAGCTGACGTACTTAGTCGCTGCATCCTTATTTATTTTGGGTTTAAAAAAATTAGGTTCTCCCGCTACGGCGCGTAATGGGAATGTGGTTGCGGCTGTGGGAATGTTGCTGGCAATTGTGGCAACGATGTTGGATCAGCACGTCCTCAATTATGAAATGATTTTGTTAGGCTTGGCGATTGGTTCGGCACTGGGTGCGATCGCAGCTTACAAAGTGCAGATGACAGAAATGCCCCAAATGGTGGGTTTACTTAACGGTTTGGGTGGTGCGGCTTCGGCGTTAGTTGCTGTGGCTGAGTTCTGGCGATTATTAGATGCTGGTGCGTCTGTACCTCTAGATGTCAACATTTCCATGTTGTTGGATGTGTTAATTGGTGGTGTCACCTTCACAGGTAGTTTTCTCGCCTTCGCCAAATTGCAAGGATTAATTAGCGGTTCGCCAATTACTTTTCCTTTGCAACAACCATTTAACCTCTTGCTTCTGGGAGCTTATGTAGCGGGAAGTGCTTACTTAATTATCAATCCTCATAGCTTACCTGTTTTCCTTGCAGTCGTTGCCGTATCCTTAGTTTTGGGTGTGATGTTTGTCATCCCCATCGGTGGGGGAGATATGCCTGTGGTAATTTCGCTGTTAAACTCCTTATCAGGTGTAGCGGCGGCGGCGGCTGGTTTTGTGGTGATGAACAATATGTTAATCATCGCCGGTGCATTAGTGGGGGCTTCCGGTATCATCTTGACGGAAATCATGTGTAAAGCCATGAACCGTTCCCTCCTCAGTGTATTGTTTAGCGCCTTTGGTTCAGGCGGGAGTGCAGCTGGTGGTGGCGCTGCTGGTGCAATAGATCAAACAGTCCACAGCATTGATCCCGAAGAAGGGGCGATGATGTTGGGTTATGCTCGTTCTGTGGTAATTGTTCCTGGTTACGGGATGGCTGTAGCCCAAGCACAGCATAGTGTGCGCGAATTGGCAGATCAATTAGAACGCATGGGTGTTGATGTTAAGTATGCCATTCACCCGGTTGCTGGGAGAATGCCGGGACACATGAACGTGTTATTGGCTGAGGCGAATGTACCATACACCCAGTTGTATGACATGGAAGATATTAATCCGCAATTTGAGCAAGCGGATGTAGCTTTAGTCATTGGGGCTAATGATGTAGTTAACCCGGCGGCACGTAGTGATAGTAATAGTCCAATTTACGGGATGCCGATTTTGGAAGTAGATAGGGCGAAGCACACTATTGTGATTAAGCGGGGAATGAGTGCGGGTTTTGCTGGTGTAGATAATGAGTTGTTCTACAAGGATAAAACCACGATGCTTTTTGGTAGTGCTAAGGATATGGTGGCGAAGTTGGTTTCTGAAGTGAAGCAGCTTTAG
- a CDS encoding secondary thiamine-phosphate synthase enzyme YjbQ, translating into MPIIHKILEIETESGINIYNITPQIKDFLAATQIKNGQVLVFSRHTTTALAINEDEVRLLEDIKVFLCKIAPESDRYLHNDLHLRVVPEDEPMNAHSHLMAMMLTTSEIIPVVEGQLALGTWQSILFFDLDGPRKRTVFVQVTGE; encoded by the coding sequence ATGCCTATTATTCATAAAATTCTCGAAATCGAAACAGAATCAGGGATTAACATTTATAACATCACACCACAAATAAAAGATTTTTTAGCTGCTACGCAAATTAAAAATGGTCAGGTTTTAGTCTTTTCCCGGCACACAACAACTGCCTTAGCAATTAACGAAGATGAAGTGAGATTATTAGAAGATATTAAAGTATTCTTATGCAAAATAGCACCAGAATCAGACCGCTATTTGCACAATGATTTACATTTAAGAGTCGTACCAGAAGATGAGCCAATGAATGCTCATTCTCACTTAATGGCAATGATGTTAACTACTAGCGAAATTATTCCTGTTGTAGAAGGGCAATTAGCTTTAGGAACTTGGCAATCTATATTGTTCTTTGACTTAGATGGGCCACGTAAAAGAACTGTATTTGTACAAGTGACTGGGGAATAA
- a CDS encoding NAD(P) transhydrogenase subunit alpha has translation MTEALLAALFVFVLASFIGFEVINKIPPTLHTPLMSGSNAISGIAVIGAILAAGERNTNLSVILGLIAVVLATVNVVGGFLVTDRMLQMFKKKEVKA, from the coding sequence ATGACAGAGGCATTACTTGCAGCTTTGTTTGTGTTTGTTTTAGCTTCCTTCATCGGCTTTGAAGTTATTAACAAAATACCGCCTACTCTCCATACACCACTCATGTCAGGTTCAAATGCAATTTCTGGCATTGCTGTGATTGGGGCGATATTAGCAGCCGGTGAAAGAAACACTAATTTATCGGTAATTCTCGGTTTAATTGCCGTTGTACTAGCAACAGTTAACGTTGTTGGCGGCTTCCTCGTCACTGACAGGATGCTGCAAATGTTTAAGAAAAAAGAGGTTAAAGCATGA
- the rnpA gene encoding ribonuclease P protein component — MALPKANRLKSRQDFQAVFREGLRRHSANFTLRALKPSSADSSSLDTATTTQLSTLIGVSISTKVSKKAVVRNRLKRQITAAIGQLLPNLAPGWKLVVIVKPAAAETKCVSQQFLQELEQLLAQTEVFNGHS, encoded by the coding sequence GTGGCATTGCCCAAAGCAAACCGATTAAAATCCCGGCAAGATTTTCAGGCAGTTTTCCGAGAAGGGCTGAGACGACATAGTGCCAATTTCACATTGCGTGCATTAAAACCGTCCTCTGCTGACAGTTCTTCTTTGGATACTGCCACCACAACCCAACTGAGTACGCTTATTGGTGTTTCGATTAGCACTAAAGTTAGTAAGAAAGCGGTGGTGCGTAATCGGCTAAAAAGACAAATAACTGCGGCAATTGGGCAATTATTGCCGAATTTAGCACCAGGATGGAAATTAGTGGTAATTGTTAAGCCAGCAGCCGCAGAAACTAAGTGCGTAAGCCAACAATTTCTGCAAGAATTAGAGCAGTTGTTGGCACAAACTGAGGTATTCAATGGGCATTCGTGA
- a CDS encoding glutamyl-tRNA reductase produces the protein MNIAVVGLSHKTAPVEIREKLSIPEPQTESAIAQLTSYPHIDEVAVLSTCNRLEIYIVAEETDHGIREVTQFLSEHSKLPVHSLRQHLFVLLHEDAVMHVMRVAAGLDSLVLGEGQILAQVKNTHKLGQQYNGIKTILNRLFKQAITAGKRVRTETSIGTGAVSISSAAVELAQIKAQNLAACRVAILGAGKMSRLLVQHLVSKGATQISIVNRSRDRAQELAQQFAEHPIRTHLMSEMMTVIAEADIVFTSTSATEPILDRAKLEMVLAPNQPLMLFDISVPRNVHVDVNELVHVKAFNVDDLKAVVAQNYESRRKMAQEAERLLEEEIEAFDVWWRSLETVSTISSLRSKIETIREQELEKALSRLGSEFGDKHQEVIEALTRGIVNKILHDPMVQLRAQQDVEARRRCMQTLQMLFNLDVGEQFS, from the coding sequence ATGAATATTGCAGTGGTGGGGTTAAGCCATAAAACAGCCCCAGTTGAAATTCGGGAAAAGCTGAGTATTCCAGAACCACAGACAGAAAGTGCGATCGCACAACTCACCAGCTATCCCCATATTGATGAAGTCGCAGTTCTCAGCACTTGTAACCGTCTCGAAATTTACATCGTCGCTGAAGAAACAGATCATGGTATTCGGGAAGTAACTCAGTTTCTTTCCGAACACAGTAAATTACCTGTGCATTCTTTACGCCAACACTTGTTTGTGTTGTTACATGAAGACGCAGTAATGCACGTAATGCGGGTAGCGGCTGGATTAGATAGCCTCGTACTTGGTGAGGGACAAATTCTGGCTCAGGTGAAAAATACTCACAAACTGGGGCAGCAATATAACGGTATAAAAACAATTTTGAATCGATTATTTAAACAAGCAATTACAGCAGGTAAGCGAGTGCGTACCGAAACTAGCATTGGTACTGGTGCAGTTTCGATAAGTTCCGCAGCTGTTGAGTTGGCACAGATAAAAGCCCAAAATTTAGCAGCTTGCCGAGTAGCAATACTTGGTGCTGGTAAAATGTCTCGGTTGTTAGTCCAACACCTAGTTTCTAAGGGTGCTACACAAATTAGTATAGTAAATCGCTCACGCGATCGCGCCCAAGAATTGGCACAGCAGTTTGCCGAACATCCCATCCGCACACATTTGATGTCCGAGATGATGACGGTAATTGCCGAAGCAGATATTGTCTTCACCAGCACATCTGCAACAGAGCCAATACTTGACCGCGCCAAATTAGAAATGGTTTTAGCGCCAAACCAGCCTCTAATGCTATTTGACATTTCCGTTCCCCGTAACGTCCATGTGGATGTGAACGAACTCGTACATGTCAAAGCCTTCAACGTGGATGATTTAAAGGCTGTAGTAGCCCAAAACTACGAAAGCCGCAGAAAGATGGCTCAAGAAGCCGAACGCCTATTAGAAGAGGAAATCGAAGCTTTTGACGTTTGGTGGCGCAGTTTAGAAACCGTTTCGACAATTAGCAGCCTCCGCAGCAAAATCGAAACCATCCGCGAACAAGAACTAGAAAAAGCCTTGTCAAGACTTGGTTCAGAATTTGGCGACAAACACCAAGAAGTGATCGAAGCCTTAACAAGGGGTATCGTTAACAAAATTTTACACGATCCAATGGTACAGTTACGAGCCCAGCAGGATGTAGAGGCAAGAAGACGCTGTATGCAAACCCTGCAAATGCTATTCAACCTAGATGTAGGTGAACAGTTTAGTTAA
- a CDS encoding cytochrome P450 codes for MQLPNLLNKPAFLQRVQWVLNPIGYMENAVQQYPDIFTAQIIGFGNQLVFVNHPQAIQEILTNDRKKFAALGEYNELLQPLVGNYSLFMLDGDRHRKRRQLVMPSFHGDRMRSYGDLIRDITKKVWHQLPKNQVFTARNVTQDISLQVILQTVFGVHEGEKSQRLKKRLALMADMFRSPYSSSFLFFPFLQKDLGAWSPWGKFIRDRQQLDELIYAEIAERRAENNPNRIDILSLLMSSKDEAGNSMTDQELRDELMTLLLAGYETTATAMAWGLYLTHQHPQVLEKLLAELDTLGDTPDPMSIFRLPYLTAVCNETLRFRPVTMLTLPRAVQEPVELLGHSLESGTILCGSMYLVHQREDIYPQAKQFKPERFLERQYSPYEFMPFGGGVRRCLGEALAVFEMKLVLATILTNYELALADKKPEVARRRGVTLAPARGVRMMITGKRTPKESRIMATVQN; via the coding sequence ATGCAACTACCTAACTTGCTTAACAAACCCGCTTTTCTTCAAAGAGTCCAATGGGTGCTTAATCCTATAGGATATATGGAGAATGCAGTACAGCAATATCCAGATATTTTTACTGCTCAGATTATTGGTTTTGGTAATCAGCTTGTCTTTGTCAACCATCCTCAAGCAATACAAGAAATTTTGACCAATGATCGTAAGAAATTTGCTGCCCTTGGTGAATACAACGAACTTCTTCAGCCTCTAGTGGGAAACTATTCACTCTTTATGCTTGATGGCGATCGCCACAGAAAACGGCGACAATTAGTTATGCCATCTTTTCACGGCGATCGGATGCGGAGTTATGGAGATTTAATTCGGGATATTACAAAAAAAGTTTGGCATCAGTTACCGAAAAATCAAGTATTTACTGCACGTAACGTCACACAAGATATTTCCTTACAAGTTATTTTACAGACTGTCTTTGGTGTACATGAAGGGGAAAAAAGCCAGAGACTGAAAAAAAGACTAGCTTTAATGGCAGATATGTTTCGTTCGCCTTATAGTTCTAGCTTTCTCTTTTTCCCTTTCCTTCAAAAAGATTTAGGTGCTTGGAGTCCTTGGGGTAAGTTTATCCGTGATCGCCAGCAACTTGATGAATTAATCTATGCCGAAATTGCCGAACGTCGAGCCGAAAATAACCCAAATCGGATTGATATTCTCTCATTACTCATGTCATCCAAGGATGAAGCTGGTAATTCCATGACAGATCAAGAGTTACGAGATGAGTTAATGACACTTTTATTGGCTGGATATGAAACCACAGCAACAGCGATGGCTTGGGGACTATATCTGACTCACCAACATCCACAAGTTCTAGAAAAACTACTTGCAGAATTAGATACTCTTGGTGATACACCAGACCCAATGAGTATTTTCCGCTTACCTTATCTTACGGCTGTGTGTAATGAAACTTTGAGGTTCCGTCCTGTTACCATGTTAACTCTTCCTCGCGCAGTTCAAGAACCTGTAGAACTGCTGGGACATAGCTTAGAATCAGGAACAATCCTGTGCGGTTCTATGTATCTAGTCCACCAGCGAGAAGATATATATCCCCAAGCCAAGCAATTTAAACCAGAACGTTTTTTAGAACGTCAATACTCTCCTTATGAATTTATGCCCTTTGGTGGCGGTGTTCGACGCTGTTTAGGGGAAGCTTTAGCTGTGTTTGAGATGAAGCTAGTATTAGCGACTATCTTGACAAACTACGAGCTGGCATTAGCCGATAAAAAACCAGAAGTAGCTCGTCGTCGGGGAGTCACCCTAGCACCAGCCCGTGGTGTAAGAATGATGATTACAGGGAAGCGCACACCCAAAGAATCTCGCATCATGGCGACTGTGCAGAACTAA
- the glpX gene encoding class II fructose-bisphosphatase, translating into MENTLGLEIIEVVEQAAIASAKWMGKGEKNTADQVAVEAMRERMNKIYMRGRIVIGEGERDDAPMLYIGEEVGICTQPNATELCNPDELVEIDIAVDPCEGTNLVAYGQPGSMAVLAISEKGGLFAAPDFYMKKLAAPPAAKGKVDINKSATENLKILSECLDRAIDELVVVVMKRDRHNDLIKEIRDAGARVQLISDGDVGAAISCGFAGTNVHALMGIGAAPEGVISAAAMRALGGHFQGQLIYDPEIVKTGLIGESKQANLDRLKSMGINDPDKVYDAHELASGETVLFAACGITSGNLMQGVRFFHGGARTQSLVISSQSKTARFVDTIHMAGQPKTVQLH; encoded by the coding sequence GTGGAAAATACACTTGGATTAGAGATTATTGAGGTAGTTGAGCAAGCCGCGATCGCATCTGCGAAGTGGATGGGTAAAGGCGAAAAGAATACTGCTGACCAAGTAGCAGTAGAAGCAATGCGCGAACGCATGAACAAAATTTACATGCGCGGTCGCATTGTTATCGGTGAAGGGGAACGCGACGACGCGCCCATGCTGTACATCGGTGAAGAAGTCGGTATCTGTACCCAACCAAATGCTACAGAATTATGTAACCCCGATGAATTAGTCGAAATTGACATCGCTGTTGACCCCTGCGAAGGTACAAACCTTGTAGCTTACGGTCAACCCGGTTCAATGGCTGTTCTGGCTATTTCCGAAAAAGGTGGTTTATTTGCTGCACCCGACTTCTACATGAAGAAATTAGCAGCACCACCAGCAGCTAAAGGCAAAGTAGACATTAACAAATCAGCAACGGAAAACCTCAAGATTCTTTCCGAGTGTTTAGACCGTGCGATTGACGAACTTGTAGTAGTAGTCATGAAGCGCGATCGCCATAACGATTTAATCAAAGAAATCCGTGATGCGGGTGCAAGAGTACAGCTGATTTCCGACGGTGACGTAGGCGCAGCAATATCTTGTGGTTTTGCTGGTACTAATGTTCATGCGCTCATGGGTATTGGTGCAGCACCCGAAGGTGTAATTTCCGCAGCCGCCATGCGTGCTTTAGGCGGACACTTCCAAGGTCAATTGATCTACGATCCAGAAATAGTCAAGACAGGCTTAATTGGGGAAAGCAAACAAGCCAACCTTGACCGCTTGAAGTCTATGGGAATCAATGACCCCGATAAGGTTTACGACGCTCATGAACTCGCATCAGGAGAAACAGTTCTCTTCGCAGCTTGCGGTATTACCTCTGGTAATCTCATGCAAGGTGTACGCTTCTTCCACGGCGGTGCTAGGACTCAAAGCTTGGTTATTTCCAGCCAGTCTAAAACTGCTCGCTTTGTGGACACAATTCACATGGCTGGACAGCCCAAGACTGTGCAACTGCACTAA
- a CDS encoding carbon dioxide-concentrating mechanism protein CcmK — translation MTLALGMVEVYGVPTAIEVGDAMCKAARVTLVGYENTDLGRITVLIRGKVGEVNVAVTSGLESVQRVNGGELLSHHIIPRPHENLEYALPIHHSANVNNFNADIRFPPPLSA, via the coding sequence ATGACACTGGCGTTAGGCATGGTTGAAGTTTACGGCGTTCCCACAGCAATAGAAGTAGGGGATGCGATGTGTAAAGCTGCCCGTGTCACTTTGGTAGGCTATGAAAATACAGATTTAGGGCGCATTACCGTATTAATTCGCGGCAAAGTAGGCGAGGTTAATGTAGCCGTCACATCTGGATTAGAATCTGTGCAGCGAGTCAATGGCGGTGAGTTACTTTCTCATCACATCATTCCCCGCCCCCACGAAAATTTAGAATATGCTTTACCAATTCATCACAGTGCTAATGTGAATAACTTTAATGCTGATATTCGCTTTCCTCCGCCTTTGTCAGCTTGA